A region from the Coffea eugenioides isolate CCC68of chromosome 9, Ceug_1.0, whole genome shotgun sequence genome encodes:
- the LOC113782066 gene encoding uncharacterized protein LOC113782066: MIHRIKTQTGSWVEEDGDIATKAIRFFSGLYSEAVVPSDELLPLIPPVLTREENLTLEHIPSMDEVKRVVHAMDGNSAVGPDDFTSNFFTFAWDIIAQDVYNAMSGFVRGRNITENYLLAQEIVAGIEKKARGGNVVLKLDMAKAYDRVSWFYLIRVLRKFGFGERFIDMVWRLVSNVWFSVMINGAAYGFFKSNRDLRQGDPLSPALFVIAAKVLSQGLNNLATHPSYHGFRVSQGCPGVTYLAFADDMLILVNGSSAFLRQVMRVLNMYQHSFGQMLNAQKSGYLVHSSLSSARRKVIKRITGFSRQTFPTGYLGFPLYVSRCKTTYFAEVCQKVLEKILSWKTKFLSSGGRLILIKHVLFAIPLHLLSAAVMPKAVFRVIERACANFLWGSSEEDLRYHWIGWAKLCLPPEEGGRGFAGLRTYIRLSLTSFGRQVELSMLWLVQNGSCHFRYDNWLGSGALFLKTTVASHLSFRDFITQGHWNAQLLAQVLSRDVMFSVLGKPVPSEQITDKVVWMPERSEKFSLASAYHEVWHLVAMGALTLNTDGCSKGNPGIGGSGGVLRDPAGRPLVGFSAFFGETSSLQAEALALLTGLRVCAQQGFTDVRVQLDFMFWWGFLHDSFTVLGTSTGRETNKVADILANVGVAHPHHVVKIYEYWSESSRMACGGIGLDSMGLPSVRRVRNP, translated from the exons ATGATCCATCGGATTAAAACGCAAACGGGATCTTGGGTGGAGGAGGATGGGGATATTGCCACTAAGGCCATTCGATTCTTCTCTGGCTTGTACTCGGAGGCTGTGGTACCCAGCGATGAGTTGCTTCCGCTCATCCCTCCTGTCCTTACGAGGGAGGAGAACCTAACCCTAGAGCATATTCCTTCAATGGATGAGGTGAAACGTGTGGTGCATGCCATGGATGGGAATAGTGCTGTGGGTCCGGATGATTTTACGAGTAACTTTTTTACCTTTGCATGGGATATTATAGCCCAAGATGTGTATAACGCTATG TCAGGGTTTGTTAGGGGCAGGAATATTACGGAGAATTATTTGTTGGCTCAAGAAATTGTCGCGGGCATTGAAAAGAAAGCGAGAGGGGGTAACGTTGTGCTGAAACTTGATATGGCCAAGGCTTATGATCGGGTGTCCTGGTTTTATCTTATTAGGGTATTACGGAAGTTTGGGTTTGGAGAACGTTTCATTGATATGGTCTGGAGGTTGGTGTCTAACGTCTGGTTTTCAGTTATGATCAATGGGGCAGCTTACGGCTTCTTCAAATCTAATAGGGATCTCCGTCAGGGGGACCCACTCTCTCCTGCCTTATTCGTTATAGCCGCGAAGGTCCTATCACAGGGGCTGAATAACCTTGCAACCCATCCATCATATCACGGGTTTAGGGTATCCCAGGGTTGCCCTGGGGTAACCTATCTAGCCTTTGCGGACGACATGCTAATCCTAGTTAATGGGTCCTCAGCTTTTCTGCGCCAGGTTATGAGGGTGCTTAATATGTATCAACACTCCTTTGGTCAGATGCTCAACGCTCAAAAGAGCGGCTATCTGGTTCATTCTTCCTTATCCAGTGCCAGACGTAAGGTTATTAAACGTATCACGGGGTTCTCGCGCCAGACGTTTCCCACCGGATATTTAGGTTTTCCCCTATATGTCAGCAGGTGTAAGACGACCTACTTTGCAGAGGTGTGTCAGAAGGTCCTGGAAAAAATATTGTCTTGGAAGACTAAGTTTTTATCATCGGGGGGAAGGCTCATCTTGATCAAGCATGTTCTTTTCGCTATTCCGCTTCATTTGCTATCTGCTGCAGTTATGCCCAAGGCTGTGTTCCGGGTCATCGAGCGAGCTTGTGCCAACTTTTTGTGGGGATCTTCGGAGGAGGATTTGAGGTATCATTGGATTGGATGGGCTAAACTATGTCTCCCGCCTGAGGAAGGAGGACGGGGTTTCGCCGGATTAAGGACGTATATACGGCTTTCTCTTACAAGCTTTGGTCGCCAGGTTGAGCTTTCCATGTTATGGTTAGTACAAAACGGATCCTGTCATTTTCGGTATGATAATTGGCTGGGAAGTGGAGCACTGTTTCTGAAAACCACAGTAGCCTCGCATTTATCTTTCCGGGACTTTATCACTCAGGGCCACTGGAATGCTCAGCTGCTGGCTCAGGTTCTATCCCGGGATGTCATGTTTTCGGTGTTGGGGAAACCGGTCCCGTCTGAACAGATTACGGATAAGGTGGTATGGATGCCAGAGAGGTCTGAAAAGTTCTCATTAGCCTCGGCCTATCATGAGGTGTGGCAT CTAGTTGCAATGGGGGCGCTCACCTTGAACACGGATGGCTGTTCCAAAGGTAATCCGGGGATAGGTGGTAGTGGAGGAGTGTTACGGGATCCGGCGGGGCGGCCCTTGGTTGGTTTCTCGGCCTTCTTTGGAGAGACGTCTAGCCTTCAGGCCGAGGCACTGGCTCTCCTGACAGGGCTTCGGGTATGTGCTCAACAGGGGTTTACGGATGTTCGCGTTCAACTGGATTTTATGTTTTGGTGGGGATTCTTACACGACAGCTTCACTGTCCTTGGCACATCCACTGGGAG AGAGACCAACAAGGTGGCAGATATTTTGGCTAATGTTGGGGTAGCACACCCCCACCATGTTGTTAAGATCTATGAATATTGGAGTGAATCGTCGAGGATGGCCTGTGGAGGTATTGGCCTAGATAGCATGGGGCTCCCTTCTGTTAGGAGAGTGCGGAACCCCTAG